The following proteins are co-located in the Hemiscyllium ocellatum isolate sHemOce1 chromosome 47, sHemOce1.pat.X.cur, whole genome shotgun sequence genome:
- the LOC132836742 gene encoding SERTA domain-containing protein 2-like, translating to MVGKGVKRKRHADGGLDSCQNLADCPESYSLKRQLVLNTSLNKMQNGRALPELSLRRTVLIANTLRQIQEEIRLESSQLASAMALDSGCSELGSQRDVPPSRLTTESHPAGFGDGLEDFTSAASDEDHSLSSAINSILRDLDIIVDESPSPSIPQDNLDLPEAMDTAAEDWDKEEIQSTEPSRPLESVFGSFEIMSSSYLVGVTLDDLFLDIDTSVCDCDVATVGPAPSGRAVPPGVADDLAKTFTSCNSSSSLGANPTLRTDLNDLDHIMEILVSS from the coding sequence ATGGTTGGAAAGGGTGTGAAGCGGAAGCGCCATGCCGATGGGGGTCTGGATTCCTGTCAGAACCTTGCTGACTGTCCAGAGTCCTATAGCCTCAAGCGGCAGCTGGTACTCAACACCTCCCTGAATAAGATGCAGAATGGGCGGGCACTGCCGGAGCTCAGCCTTCGGCGCACTGTCCTGATTGCTAACACCCTGCGGCAAATCCAAGAAGAGATCCGGCTGGAAAGCAGCCAGCTGGCATCGGCCATGGCCTTGGATTCTGGGTGTTCGGAATTAGGCAGCCAAAGGGATGTCCCACCTTCGCGGCTGACAACTGAGAGCCACCCCGCTGGATTCGGCGATGGCCTTGAGGACTTTACATCTGCTGCTTCTGATGAggaccactccctctcctctgccATCAACTCCATCCTCCGGGATCTTGACATCATTGTTGATGAAAGCCCTTCACCTTCAATCCCACAGGACAATCTGGACCTGCCGGAAGCAATGGACACAGCAGCAGAAGACTGGGACAAAGAGGAAATCCAGTCCACAGAGCCCTCTagacctttggagtcagttttTGGCAGCTTTGAAATCATGAGCTCCAGTTACCTTGTAGGTGTGACCTTGGATGACCTTTTTCTTGACATTGACACCTCTGTGTGTGACTGCGATGTGGCTACAGTGGGGCCGGCTCCCAGTGGCCGTGCAGTGCCCCCTGGTGTGGCTGATGACCTGGCTAAGACTTTCACCTCATGCAATTCCTCTTCTTCACTGGGAGCCAATCCAACTTTAAGAACTGACCTGAATGACCTGGATCACATCATGGAGATCCTGGTCAGCTCCTGA